In a genomic window of Streptomyces noursei ATCC 11455:
- a CDS encoding bifunctional RNase H/acid phosphatase, protein MARELIVEADGGSRGNPGPAGYGAVVLDPASGEALAEAAEFIGTATNNVAEYKGLLAGLRAAKALDPEAAVHVRMDSKLVVEQMSGRWKIKHPDMKPLAAEAASIFPSAQVTYEWIPRSRNKHADRLANEAMDAGKRGKQWEPRDSRAALAGPVDAAPARSAAARAADAAAEAAETATGGATPPVGWGSPDLGVPATFVLLRHGETALTPQKRFSGSGGTDPELSDAGRRQAEATAAALAARGTIQAVVSSPLRRCQETAGAVAARLGLDVRVEDGLRETDFGAWEGLTFAEVRERYPDDLDAWLGSTKAAPTGGGESFATVARRVAVARDKLLSRYAGKTVLLVTHVTPIKTLVRLALGAPPESLFRMELSAASLTAVAYYADGNASLRLLNDTSHLR, encoded by the coding sequence GTGGCGCGCGAGCTGATCGTCGAGGCGGACGGCGGTTCCCGGGGCAACCCGGGGCCGGCCGGCTACGGCGCGGTGGTCCTCGACCCGGCGAGCGGTGAGGCGCTGGCCGAGGCCGCCGAGTTCATCGGGACGGCGACCAACAACGTCGCCGAGTACAAGGGCCTGTTGGCGGGGCTGCGCGCCGCCAAGGCCCTGGACCCGGAGGCCGCCGTCCACGTCCGGATGGACTCCAAGCTCGTCGTCGAGCAGATGTCCGGCCGCTGGAAGATCAAGCACCCGGACATGAAGCCGCTGGCCGCCGAGGCCGCGTCGATCTTCCCGTCCGCCCAGGTCACCTACGAGTGGATCCCGCGCTCCCGGAACAAGCACGCCGACCGGCTCGCCAACGAGGCGATGGACGCGGGCAAGCGCGGCAAGCAGTGGGAGCCGCGCGACTCCCGGGCGGCGCTCGCCGGCCCGGTCGACGCGGCCCCCGCCCGCAGCGCCGCGGCCCGTGCGGCCGACGCCGCCGCCGAGGCCGCGGAGACGGCGACCGGTGGGGCCACCCCGCCGGTCGGCTGGGGCTCGCCGGATCTCGGCGTCCCCGCGACCTTCGTCCTGCTCCGGCACGGTGAGACCGCCCTGACGCCGCAGAAGCGCTTCTCCGGCAGCGGCGGGACCGACCCCGAACTCTCCGACGCCGGCCGCCGGCAGGCCGAGGCGACCGCCGCCGCGCTCGCCGCCCGCGGCACCATCCAGGCCGTGGTCAGCTCGCCGCTGCGCCGCTGCCAGGAGACGGCCGGGGCGGTCGCCGCCCGGCTCGGCCTCGACGTCCGCGTCGAGGACGGGCTCCGGGAGACCGACTTCGGTGCCTGGGAGGGGCTGACCTTCGCCGAGGTCCGCGAACGCTACCCCGACGACCTGGACGCCTGGCTCGGTTCGACCAAGGCGGCGCCCACCGGCGGCGGCGAGTCCTTCGCGACGGTCGCCCGCCGGGTCGCGGTCGCCCGCGACAAGCTGCTCTCCCGCTACGCCGGCAAGACCGTCCTGCTGGTCACCCACGTCACCCCGATCAAGACGCTGGTCCGTCTGGCGCTGGGCGCCCCGCCGGAGTCGCTGTTCCGCATGGAGCTCTCCGCGGCGTCCCTGACCGCGGTCGCGTACTACGCCGACGGCAACGCCTCGCTGCGGCTGCTGAACGACACCTCGCACCTGCGGTAG
- a CDS encoding zinc ribbon domain-containing protein: MNAAPADQIRLLDVQNLDVRLTQLAHRRKNLPELAELQTLEADLTQQRDLLVAAQTEESDTSREQTKAEQDVDQVRQRAARDQKRLDSGAVTSPKDLESLQRELTSLAKRQGDLEDVVLEVMERREGAQERVRELTSRVEAIQAKVDDATARRDAAHAEIDAEVATVNKERELTVADIPEALVTLYDRIRTKQGGIGAARLYQRRCEGCRLELDITELNDVRAAAADTVVRCENCSRILVRTPDSGL; this comes from the coding sequence CTGAACGCCGCGCCCGCCGACCAGATCCGTCTCCTGGACGTCCAGAACCTCGACGTCCGGCTCACCCAGCTCGCGCACCGGCGCAAGAACCTCCCCGAGCTGGCCGAGCTGCAGACCCTGGAGGCCGACCTCACCCAGCAGCGCGATCTGCTCGTCGCCGCGCAGACCGAGGAGAGCGACACCAGCCGCGAGCAGACCAAGGCGGAGCAGGACGTCGACCAGGTCCGCCAGCGCGCCGCCCGCGACCAGAAGCGCCTCGACTCCGGCGCCGTGACCTCCCCCAAGGACCTGGAGAGCCTCCAGCGCGAACTGACCTCGCTGGCCAAGCGCCAGGGCGACCTGGAGGACGTCGTCCTGGAGGTCATGGAGCGCCGTGAGGGCGCCCAGGAGCGGGTCCGCGAGCTGACCTCCCGGGTCGAGGCCATCCAGGCCAAGGTCGACGACGCCACCGCCCGCCGGGACGCCGCCCACGCCGAGATCGACGCCGAGGTCGCCACGGTCAACAAGGAGCGCGAGCTGACCGTCGCCGACATCCCCGAGGCGCTGGTCACGCTCTACGACCGCATCCGCACCAAGCAGGGCGGCATCGGCGCCGCCCGCCTCTACCAGCGCCGTTGCGAGGGCTGCCGGTTGGAGCTGGACATCACCGAGCTGAACGACGTCCGGGCGGCCGCCGCCGACACCGTCGTCCGGTGCGAGAACTGCAGCCGCATCCTGGTCCGCACGCCCGACTCGGGGCTGTAG
- a CDS encoding Nif3-like dinuclear metal center hexameric protein, with translation MPALSEVLAALDVLWPPERAEGWDAVGTVCGDLDAEVGRVLFAVDPVQEVVDEAVRLGADLLVTHHPLYLRGTTTVAASTFKGKVVHTLIKHDIALHVAHTNADTADPGVSDALAGALDLRILRPLVPDASDPAGRRGLGRICELPHPMTLAELTAYAAARLPATAQGIRAAGDPDREIRTLAVSGGSGDSLFDDVRAAGVDAFLTADLRHHPASEATQTTGRNSPLALLDAAHWATEWPWCEQAAAQLDAVSDRHGWGLRTHVSRTVTDPWTAHAASAPLTSPLDHSHTTGAPR, from the coding sequence GTGCCCGCACTGTCTGAAGTCCTCGCCGCGCTCGACGTCCTCTGGCCCCCCGAGCGGGCCGAGGGATGGGACGCCGTCGGCACCGTCTGCGGCGACCTCGACGCCGAGGTCGGCCGGGTGCTGTTCGCCGTCGACCCGGTCCAGGAGGTCGTCGACGAGGCCGTGCGGCTCGGCGCGGACCTCCTCGTCACCCATCACCCGCTCTACCTGCGCGGGACGACGACGGTCGCGGCGTCCACCTTCAAGGGCAAGGTCGTGCACACGCTCATCAAGCACGACATCGCCCTGCACGTCGCGCACACCAACGCCGACACCGCCGACCCCGGCGTCTCCGACGCCCTGGCCGGCGCCCTGGACCTGCGGATCCTGCGCCCCCTGGTGCCGGACGCGAGCGACCCGGCCGGCCGTCGCGGCCTGGGCCGGATCTGCGAACTCCCGCACCCGATGACGCTCGCCGAGCTGACCGCGTACGCCGCCGCCCGCCTGCCCGCCACCGCGCAGGGCATCCGGGCGGCCGGCGACCCGGACCGCGAGATCCGCACCCTGGCGGTCTCCGGCGGCTCCGGCGACAGCCTCTTCGACGACGTACGGGCGGCCGGCGTGGACGCGTTCCTCACCGCCGACCTGCGGCACCACCCGGCCTCCGAGGCCACGCAGACCACCGGGCGGAACAGCCCGCTGGCGCTGCTGGACGCGGCCCACTGGGCCACCGAATGGCCGTGGTGCGAGCAGGCCGCGGCCCAACTCGACGCGGTCTCCGACCGGCACGGCTGGGGACTGCGCACGCACGTCTCCCGCACGGTCACCGACCCCTGGACCGCCCACGCGGCGTCCGCCCCGCTCACCAGCCCCCTTGACCATTCGCACACCACAGGAGCCCCCCGCTGA
- a CDS encoding MFS transporter has translation MVRMPPIATSSTLSASVRRRAAPAWLVMLLVCAGQFLVVLDVSVVNVALPAMRSGLGLSELGLQWIVNAYVITFAGFMLLGGRAADIFGRKRIFLVGLALFTIASAAGGVAREPWQLIAARTIQGVGAAVLSPATLTILTTSFPAGPARTRAIATWTAVGAGGGAVGGLVGGVLTEYLSWRWVLLINVPVGALVLAGAALWLTESRQGAARRLDVPGALLVTGGLGLVAYGIVQTETHGWGSASALLPLVAGLVVVAVFVAVEARTKAPLMPLGLFRLRSVSSANAAMVLSGAAMFSMWYFLSLYTQNVLSYTPLQAGLSFIPHSLCIVLGSKTAPRLMHRLGAKTLAVGGAVLSLAGMAWQSTMAVDGTYLGSILGPGVLMALGAGLTATPIAAIATSGADPDDQGLVSGLINTSRQMGGALGLSVLSTVAASRIASGSGRAALASGYGTAFLVGAAVLAGSIALMLLALPRRRSDTAHG, from the coding sequence ATGGTCCGCATGCCCCCGATAGCCACCTCCTCCACGCTGTCCGCGTCCGTGCGCCGGAGGGCCGCGCCGGCCTGGCTGGTGATGCTGCTGGTCTGCGCCGGACAGTTCCTGGTCGTGCTGGACGTCTCCGTCGTGAACGTGGCACTGCCCGCCATGCGTTCCGGGCTGGGCCTGTCCGAGCTGGGCCTGCAGTGGATCGTCAACGCCTACGTGATCACCTTCGCGGGCTTCATGCTGCTCGGTGGCCGGGCCGCCGACATCTTCGGCCGCAAGCGGATCTTCCTCGTCGGGCTGGCGCTGTTCACCATCGCGAGCGCGGCCGGCGGGGTCGCCCGGGAGCCCTGGCAGCTGATCGCCGCCCGCACCATCCAGGGCGTGGGGGCCGCGGTGCTCTCCCCGGCCACCCTCACCATCCTGACCACGTCGTTCCCGGCCGGCCCGGCCCGTACGCGGGCCATCGCGACGTGGACGGCGGTCGGCGCGGGCGGTGGCGCGGTGGGCGGCCTGGTCGGCGGGGTGCTGACCGAGTACCTGTCGTGGCGGTGGGTGCTGCTGATCAACGTCCCGGTGGGCGCGCTGGTGTTGGCCGGTGCCGCGCTGTGGCTCACCGAGAGCCGGCAGGGCGCCGCGCGGCGGCTGGACGTGCCCGGTGCGCTGCTGGTCACCGGCGGGCTCGGCCTGGTGGCGTACGGCATCGTGCAGACCGAGACGCACGGCTGGGGGTCGGCTTCGGCGCTGCTGCCGCTGGTCGCGGGGCTGGTGGTGGTCGCGGTCTTCGTCGCCGTCGAGGCGCGTACCAAGGCGCCGTTGATGCCGCTGGGGCTGTTCCGGCTGCGGTCGGTCTCCTCGGCCAACGCGGCGATGGTGCTGTCCGGCGCCGCGATGTTCTCCATGTGGTACTTCCTGTCCCTCTACACGCAGAACGTCCTGTCCTACACGCCGCTGCAGGCCGGTCTCTCCTTCATCCCGCACTCGCTGTGCATCGTGCTGGGGTCGAAGACCGCGCCCCGGCTGATGCACCGGCTCGGCGCCAAGACGCTGGCGGTCGGCGGGGCGGTGCTCTCGCTGGCCGGGATGGCGTGGCAGAGCACGATGGCGGTCGACGGGACGTATCTCGGGTCGATCCTCGGCCCGGGCGTGCTGATGGCGCTGGGCGCCGGGCTGACCGCGACGCCGATCGCCGCCATCGCCACCTCCGGTGCCGACCCGGACGACCAGGGGCTGGTCTCCGGCCTGATCAACACCTCGCGGCAGATGGGCGGCGCGCTGGGCCTGTCGGTGCTCTCCACCGTCGCGGCCTCCCGGATCGCCTCGGGCTCCGGCCGCGCGGCGCTGGCGAGCGGCTACGGCACGGCCTTCCTGGTCGGCGCGGCGGTGCTGGCCGGCAGCATCGCGCTGATGCTCCTCGCGCTGCCGCGGCGGCGCAGCGACACCGCGCACGGCTGA
- a CDS encoding ABC transporter substrate-binding protein has product MPLRRRGAAAIALAAAGALALAGCGSSGADGGSDRGAGSKSVAQGGKDFGSAADQTAKMGTDAEPGRFPRTVRHAMGTTTLPSAPKRVVVLDVGELDNVVSLGIKPVGYAPTEGDAALPDYLAKDAGHPKSVGTINGLNLEAINALKPDLILGSKLRAEKQYQQLSKIAPTVFSIRPGFTWKQNYLLNAAALDRTAQAKSALAAYEAKAEKLGADIGPKKPTVTMLRYMPQFTRLYAQRSFIGTILKDVGLPRPKNQQVDDLATEVSPENINQADADWIFTGVYGDPKSTKRDTAEQNPLWKNLKAVKDGHAENVKDETWYLGLGVTAANSVLDDLRGFLVK; this is encoded by the coding sequence ATGCCCCTTCGCCGCCGCGGCGCCGCCGCCATAGCCCTCGCCGCCGCCGGGGCGCTCGCACTCGCCGGCTGCGGCTCGTCCGGCGCGGACGGCGGCAGCGACCGCGGCGCCGGTTCGAAGTCCGTGGCCCAGGGCGGCAAGGACTTCGGCTCGGCCGCCGACCAGACCGCGAAGATGGGCACCGACGCCGAGCCGGGCCGGTTCCCCCGCACCGTCCGGCACGCCATGGGCACCACCACCCTCCCGTCCGCGCCCAAGCGCGTGGTCGTCCTCGACGTCGGCGAACTCGACAACGTCGTCTCGCTCGGCATCAAGCCGGTCGGCTACGCGCCCACCGAGGGCGACGCCGCCCTCCCGGACTACCTCGCCAAGGACGCCGGCCACCCCAAGAGTGTCGGCACCATCAACGGCCTCAACCTGGAGGCCATCAACGCCCTCAAGCCCGACCTCATCCTGGGCAGCAAGCTGCGCGCCGAGAAGCAGTACCAGCAGCTCAGCAAGATCGCGCCGACCGTCTTCTCGATCCGCCCCGGCTTCACCTGGAAGCAGAACTACCTGCTCAACGCCGCGGCCCTGGACAGGACCGCGCAGGCCAAGAGCGCCCTCGCCGCCTACGAGGCCAAGGCCGAGAAGCTCGGCGCGGACATCGGCCCGAAGAAGCCGACCGTGACGATGCTGCGCTACATGCCGCAGTTCACCCGCCTCTACGCCCAGCGCTCCTTCATCGGCACCATCCTGAAGGACGTCGGTCTGCCCCGCCCCAAGAACCAGCAGGTCGACGACCTCGCCACCGAGGTCAGCCCGGAGAACATCAACCAGGCCGACGCCGACTGGATCTTCACCGGCGTCTACGGCGACCCCAAGTCCACCAAGCGCGACACCGCCGAGCAGAACCCGCTGTGGAAGAACCTCAAGGCGGTCAAGGACGGCCACGCCGAGAACGTCAAGGACGAGACCTGGTACCTCGGCCTCGGCGTCACCGCGGCCAACAGCGTCCTGGACGATCTGCGCGGCTTCCTCGTGAAGTAG
- a CDS encoding 3-oxoacyl-ACP reductase, which translates to MAQPLEGLTAIVTGAGRGLGRAEALELARLGARVVVNDFGQPGRDGSGAASAAPAQEVVEAIRAAGGQAVAHTGDVADHQQAGALVQLAIDTYGRLDILVNNAGILRDRMVFSMTEDEWDSVIRVHLKGHFNTTHFAAAHWRARSKEAGGPVFGRIVNTSSEAFLAGSAGQPNYAAAKGGIVGLTTSTALALAKYGVTANAICPRARTRMTEDVFAGVPARQGGAGPEDGRPDPLAPEHVAPLVGYLASPAAAGVNGQLLVVHGGMVAIAERPRIAAKFDTAKEIFSYEELDGLLTPYYAERPAHETFAAAEVLGLKHD; encoded by the coding sequence ATGGCACAGCCACTGGAGGGCCTGACCGCGATCGTCACCGGTGCCGGCCGCGGACTGGGCCGGGCCGAGGCCCTGGAACTCGCCCGTCTCGGCGCCCGGGTCGTCGTCAACGACTTCGGCCAGCCCGGTCGGGACGGGTCGGGCGCGGCCTCGGCCGCTCCCGCCCAGGAGGTCGTCGAGGCGATCCGCGCGGCCGGCGGACAGGCCGTCGCCCACACCGGCGACGTCGCCGACCACCAACAGGCCGGGGCACTCGTCCAGTTGGCGATCGACACCTACGGCCGGCTGGACATCCTGGTCAACAACGCGGGCATCCTGCGGGACCGTATGGTGTTCTCGATGACCGAGGACGAGTGGGACTCGGTCATCCGGGTCCACCTCAAGGGCCACTTCAACACCACCCATTTCGCCGCCGCGCACTGGCGCGCCCGCTCCAAGGAGGCCGGCGGACCGGTCTTCGGCCGGATCGTCAACACCTCCTCCGAGGCGTTCCTGGCCGGCTCCGCGGGCCAGCCCAACTACGCCGCGGCCAAGGGCGGCATCGTCGGCCTGACCACGTCCACGGCGCTGGCGCTGGCCAAGTACGGCGTGACCGCCAACGCCATCTGCCCGCGCGCCCGCACCCGGATGACCGAGGACGTCTTCGCCGGCGTTCCGGCCCGTCAGGGGGGCGCGGGCCCCGAGGACGGCCGGCCCGACCCGCTCGCGCCCGAGCACGTCGCGCCGCTCGTCGGCTATCTCGCCTCGCCGGCCGCCGCCGGGGTCAACGGCCAACTGCTGGTCGTCCACGGCGGCATGGTCGCGATCGCCGAACGCCCGCGGATCGCCGCGAAGTTCGACACCGCAAAGGAGATCTTCAGCTACGAGGAGCTGGACGGCCTGCTCACCCCGTACTACGCCGAGCGCCCGGCGCACGAGACCTTCGCGGCGGCCGAGGTGCTGGGCCTCAAGCACGACTGA
- a CDS encoding response regulator transcription factor yields MIRLLLAEDQRMMMGALALLLGLEDDMEVVAQVPAGDQIVASALETRPDVALLDIELPGRSGLDAAADLRDALPSCKVLIVTTFGRPGYLRRAMEAGASGFLVKDGPVEDLAAAIRRVLAGERVIDPGLAAAALSAGPNPLTPRERDVLTAAVDGATVSDIAAKLHLSQATVRNYLSAAIGKTGARNRIEAVRAARRNGWL; encoded by the coding sequence GTGATCAGGCTGCTGCTGGCCGAGGACCAGCGGATGATGATGGGCGCGCTGGCGCTGCTGCTCGGCCTCGAGGACGACATGGAGGTGGTGGCGCAGGTCCCGGCGGGCGACCAGATCGTCGCGTCCGCGCTGGAGACCCGCCCGGACGTCGCGCTCCTGGACATCGAACTCCCCGGGCGCAGCGGCCTGGACGCCGCCGCCGACCTGCGCGACGCGCTGCCCTCGTGCAAGGTGCTGATTGTGACCACGTTCGGGCGGCCCGGCTATCTGCGCCGCGCCATGGAGGCCGGGGCGTCCGGCTTCCTGGTGAAGGACGGGCCGGTGGAGGACCTGGCGGCGGCGATCCGCCGGGTGCTGGCCGGTGAGCGGGTGATCGACCCCGGCCTGGCCGCCGCGGCCCTGAGCGCCGGCCCCAACCCGCTGACCCCGCGCGAGCGCGATGTCCTCACCGCCGCCGTGGACGGCGCGACGGTCTCCGACATCGCCGCCAAGTTGCACCTTTCGCAGGCCACGGTCCGCAACTACCTCTCGGCCGCCATCGGCAAGACCGGCGCCCGCAACCGCATCGAGGCGGTACGGGCGGCCCGGCGCAACGGCTGGCTGTAG
- a CDS encoding sensor histidine kinase, which yields MMRTGRRRERDGAPDCGPEQRPGPASKRPDEREPRGPGRGAFLPWLLMGLGAFSNIIQGRSGNPWLAGAGLLAFNSLYLTVVFAAFSPRLRDTRYPVYALAALTAVTVAIALGFGGNWFLFFPLLSLASGTVRALRGKPLAIWLITLSGSAGILSGWSDAGAAGAFGIGYGTFLSGMVTSTVLSLFDTVQELRATRQELARSAVEKERLRFSRDLHDLLGHTLSVVVVKAEAVRRLAPRDLEAALAQAADIEAVGRQALTEVREAVTGYRQGSLATELDRARSALDGAGIEPVVRQSGPPLPPQAAALLGWVVREGVTNAVRHSGATRCEITVHADDDRVRLTITDDGRAPVSSGASSADEAAGALAPPDATTGPVGGTGLKGLTERLAAAGGTLRSGPDGPRGFRVTAELPVGAGDLADTEELSR from the coding sequence ATGATGCGGACAGGACGACGGCGGGAGCGGGACGGCGCGCCCGACTGCGGGCCGGAACAGCGGCCGGGCCCGGCGTCGAAGCGGCCGGACGAGCGCGAGCCCAGGGGCCCCGGCCGGGGCGCCTTCCTGCCCTGGCTGCTGATGGGACTGGGCGCGTTCTCCAACATCATCCAGGGCAGGTCCGGCAACCCCTGGCTGGCCGGCGCCGGGCTCCTCGCCTTCAACTCCCTCTATCTCACCGTCGTCTTCGCCGCCTTCAGCCCCCGGCTGCGCGACACCCGCTACCCGGTCTACGCCCTGGCCGCGCTGACCGCCGTCACCGTCGCCATCGCGCTCGGCTTCGGCGGCAACTGGTTCCTGTTCTTCCCCCTGCTGTCGCTGGCCTCCGGCACGGTGCGGGCGCTGCGCGGCAAGCCGCTCGCGATCTGGCTGATCACGCTCAGCGGATCGGCCGGCATCCTGTCCGGCTGGTCGGACGCGGGCGCCGCGGGCGCGTTCGGCATCGGCTACGGCACGTTCCTGTCCGGGATGGTGACGTCCACCGTCCTCAGCCTCTTCGACACCGTCCAGGAACTGCGCGCCACCCGCCAGGAACTGGCCCGCAGCGCGGTGGAGAAGGAGCGGCTGCGGTTCTCCCGCGACCTGCACGACCTGCTGGGCCACACCCTGTCCGTGGTGGTGGTCAAGGCCGAGGCGGTCCGCCGGCTGGCGCCGCGCGACCTCGAAGCGGCGCTGGCCCAGGCCGCCGACATCGAGGCGGTGGGCCGGCAGGCGCTGACCGAGGTGCGCGAGGCGGTCACCGGCTACCGCCAGGGCAGCCTGGCGACCGAACTGGACCGGGCCCGTTCGGCGTTGGACGGCGCCGGGATCGAGCCGGTGGTGCGGCAGTCCGGGCCGCCGCTGCCGCCGCAGGCTGCGGCGCTGCTGGGCTGGGTGGTCCGCGAGGGCGTCACCAACGCCGTCCGGCACAGCGGCGCCACCCGCTGCGAGATCACGGTGCACGCGGACGACGACCGGGTGCGGTTGACGATCACGGACGACGGCCGCGCTCCCGTAAGCTCCGGTGCGTCCTCCGCGGACGAGGCCGCCGGGGCCCTCGCACCGCCCGACGCCACCACCGGGCCGGTGGGCGGCACGGGCCTGAAGGGGCTGACCGAGCGGCTGGCCGCGGCGGGCGGCACACTGCGCAGCGGCCCCGACGGGCCGCGCGGCTTCCGCGTCACCGCCGAACTCCCGGTGGGCGCGGGCGATCTGGCGGATACGGAGGAACTGTCCAGGTGA
- a CDS encoding Zn-dependent alcohol dehydrogenase, which yields MRAAVQHETGRDKLEVLDDVEAVGFGPGRVRIRIRATGLCHSDLSAMSGVLPQPAPFVPGHEGAGEILDVGDGVTGLKAGDRVLMCWLPACGSCPSCKRGQTHLCLAGFMNAGTPNFKRPGGDVFGFAGTGTFAEEVVVAANCAVPIPDDVPYEIAALIGCGVTTGLGAAFNTAKVEAGSSVAVIGCGGVGISVIQGARACGAAQITAVDPVAARREAALRFGATEAVAPEELAGAKARITGGEGFDYVFEVVGRSATARTAYETTRRGGTLCVVGAGAMDDTFQVNMFELFFDEKRILPSLYGGGDVLRSYERAIALWRAGRIDLEGLITHRVRLDGINDALDQMRSGTALRTCIEI from the coding sequence ATGCGCGCAGCCGTACAGCACGAGACGGGACGGGACAAGCTGGAGGTGCTCGACGACGTCGAGGCGGTGGGGTTCGGCCCCGGCCGGGTCAGGATCCGGATCCGGGCCACCGGACTGTGCCACTCCGACCTCTCGGCGATGAGCGGGGTGCTGCCGCAGCCCGCGCCCTTCGTCCCCGGGCACGAGGGGGCCGGGGAGATCCTCGACGTCGGCGACGGGGTCACCGGCCTGAAGGCGGGCGACCGGGTCCTGATGTGCTGGCTGCCCGCCTGCGGCAGCTGCCCGTCCTGCAAACGCGGTCAGACCCACCTCTGCCTGGCCGGGTTCATGAACGCCGGCACCCCCAACTTCAAGCGCCCCGGCGGCGACGTGTTCGGCTTCGCCGGCACCGGCACCTTCGCCGAGGAGGTGGTGGTCGCCGCCAACTGCGCGGTCCCGATCCCGGACGACGTGCCCTACGAGATCGCCGCCCTGATCGGCTGCGGGGTCACCACCGGGCTCGGCGCGGCCTTCAACACCGCGAAGGTGGAGGCCGGTTCCTCGGTCGCGGTGATCGGCTGCGGCGGCGTGGGCATCTCCGTCATCCAGGGGGCGCGGGCCTGCGGCGCCGCTCAGATCACCGCCGTCGACCCGGTGGCGGCCCGCCGCGAGGCCGCCCTCCGGTTCGGCGCCACCGAGGCCGTCGCCCCCGAGGAACTCGCCGGCGCCAAGGCCCGGATCACCGGCGGCGAGGGCTTCGACTACGTCTTCGAAGTCGTCGGCAGGTCCGCCACCGCCCGCACCGCGTACGAGACGACCCGGCGCGGCGGCACCCTCTGCGTGGTCGGCGCGGGCGCGATGGACGACACCTTCCAGGTCAACATGTTCGAGCTGTTCTTCGACGAGAAGCGGATCCTGCCGTCGCTGTACGGGGGCGGGGACGTGCTGCGCTCCTACGAGCGGGCCATCGCCCTGTGGCGGGCCGGCCGGATCGACCTCGAAGGGCTGATCACCCACCGGGTCCGGCTGGACGGCATCAACGACGCCCTGGACCAGATGCGTTCGGGCACCGCGCTGCGTACCTGCATCGAGATCTGA
- a CDS encoding MaoC/PaaZ C-terminal domain-containing protein, whose product MPIDAAKATSAEPRTTELAWDHKDVQLYHLGIGAGAATPERPHAATDPDELRYTLESALHVLPSFATVAGGGMALAGGLSAPGIDVDLAAVLHGGQTVTVHRALPVNGRATQTSTVPAVYDKGKAAVIVLRSEVADDDGPLWTCDTRIFVRGEGGFGGERGPSVRGELPDRAPDLTTERLVRADQALLYRLSGDWNPLHADPEFAALAGFDRPILHGLCSYGVTLKAVVDTALDGDVSRVRSYTTRFAGVVFPGETLRIRMWREPAEAGAGGRIRVSVTAAERDDAPVLADTVVEHGTTGPSGA is encoded by the coding sequence ATGCCCATCGACGCCGCCAAGGCCACCTCCGCCGAGCCGCGGACCACCGAACTCGCCTGGGACCACAAGGACGTCCAGCTCTACCACCTCGGCATCGGCGCCGGTGCGGCCACCCCGGAGCGGCCGCACGCCGCCACCGACCCCGACGAACTCCGCTACACCCTGGAGAGCGCGCTGCACGTGCTCCCCAGCTTCGCCACCGTCGCCGGCGGCGGCATGGCGCTGGCCGGCGGACTCTCCGCGCCCGGCATCGACGTCGACCTGGCGGCCGTCCTGCACGGCGGGCAGACCGTCACCGTGCACCGCGCCCTCCCCGTGAACGGCCGCGCCACCCAGACCTCCACCGTCCCGGCCGTCTACGACAAGGGCAAGGCGGCCGTGATCGTGCTGCGCTCCGAAGTGGCCGACGACGACGGGCCGTTGTGGACCTGCGACACCCGGATCTTCGTCCGCGGCGAGGGCGGCTTCGGCGGCGAGCGGGGCCCCTCGGTCCGCGGCGAACTGCCCGACCGGGCACCCGACCTGACCACCGAACGCCTGGTCCGCGCGGACCAGGCGCTGCTGTACCGCCTCTCCGGCGACTGGAACCCGCTGCACGCCGACCCCGAGTTCGCCGCGCTCGCCGGGTTCGACCGGCCGATCCTGCACGGCCTGTGCTCGTACGGCGTGACGCTCAAGGCGGTGGTGGACACCGCGCTGGACGGGGACGTCTCCCGGGTGCGGTCGTACACCACACGGTTCGCGGGGGTGGTGTTCCCGGGGGAGACGCTGCGGATCCGCATGTGGCGGGAGCCGGCGGAGGCGGGCGCGGGCGGTCGCATCCGGGTCTCGGTCACCGCGGCCGAGCGGGACGACGCGCCGGTACTGGCGGACACGGTGGTCGAGCACGGCACGACAGGCCCGTCCGGCGCTTGA